From Pseudovibrio sp. Tun.PSC04-5.I4, a single genomic window includes:
- a CDS encoding Hsp33 family molecular chaperone, translating into MTSTPAQPTPAGVDAVVPFTVEALDIRGRVINMGPVLNSILARHQYPGPVNKLLSKAIVLTAMLGSTLKFEGRLTLQAQSDGAVSMLVVDFNAPDGLRAMAQFDAAKVADVASQDGFKPDHLLGKGHLAFTIDQGAHTSRYQGIVVLDGTTLEEAAHEYFQKSEQIPTLLRLGVAEMLTKSEEGGADHSWTAGGIMVQFLPQSPDRMKQADIHPGDAPEGHEHHAMDEDDAWIEARSLAETVKDDELTDPNLTVEGLLYRLFHEHGASVYTPQNVSDKCSCSAEKITAMIQSFSEEDKTEMKAEGMVHIKCDFCSMDYELDANKVFKD; encoded by the coding sequence ACCTGCTCAGCCAACCCCTGCTGGCGTTGATGCCGTTGTTCCCTTTACCGTTGAAGCGCTGGATATACGTGGCCGGGTCATCAATATGGGGCCGGTTCTGAACAGTATACTGGCACGCCATCAGTACCCGGGCCCTGTCAACAAGCTGCTGTCAAAGGCAATTGTTCTGACAGCCATGCTCGGCAGCACGTTGAAGTTTGAAGGGCGTTTGACCCTTCAGGCTCAATCTGATGGTGCCGTTTCCATGCTGGTTGTTGATTTCAACGCACCGGACGGCTTGCGGGCTATGGCGCAGTTTGATGCTGCCAAGGTTGCTGATGTTGCAAGCCAAGACGGTTTCAAACCAGATCATCTGTTAGGCAAAGGCCATCTTGCTTTCACCATTGATCAAGGCGCGCACACCAGTCGCTATCAGGGCATTGTTGTTCTGGATGGAACAACCCTTGAAGAAGCAGCTCACGAGTACTTCCAAAAGTCCGAACAGATCCCAACTCTCCTTCGTCTGGGTGTTGCAGAAATGCTGACCAAATCCGAAGAAGGTGGCGCAGATCATTCCTGGACTGCTGGCGGCATTATGGTTCAGTTCCTGCCGCAATCTCCAGACCGCATGAAGCAGGCAGACATTCACCCAGGTGACGCGCCAGAAGGCCATGAACATCACGCAATGGATGAAGATGATGCCTGGATTGAAGCACGGTCTCTGGCCGAGACTGTCAAGGACGATGAACTCACCGATCCAAACCTGACCGTTGAAGGGTTGCTGTACCGCTTGTTCCACGAGCATGGCGCGTCTGTGTATACGCCGCAGAATGTCTCCGACAAATGCTCCTGCTCAGCAGAAAAAATCACAGCAATGATACAGAGCTTTTCTGAGGAAGACAAAACCGAGATGAAGGCAGAAGGAATGGTTCACATCAAATGTGACTTCTGCTCCATGGACTATGAGCTGGATGCCAACAAGGTGTTCAAGGACTGA
- a CDS encoding anti-phage deoxyguanosine triphosphatase, translating to MGIDWSERQEKSSSSTNDGRSTAEIDFGRIVHSHAFRRLQGKTQILNLGDSDFYRTRLTHTLEVAQIASGLIRSLEHNHKSHAGAKYLPSQTQVQVISYCHDLGHPPFEHGGEVALNYCMRDFGGFEGNGQTLRLISKLEKMSKDHGLNFTRSTLLGTLKYPAPFSATNTGSTPVLNPVPTSLRLIDRKSARPPKCYLDSEAEVVDWILDPLSASDRSEFTRVMAKKGEHGKTSYKSFDCSIMDLADDIAYGVHDFEDAIALNMVSEQQFRAFVKPEQFQSFINELNKQHPGKQNSNGFDGIVEHLFRSEVNMRKMRISQLVGHLISNVYIAENEVFNEPHLRFKAALPDHIETLLECLKSFVYEKVIKSASVQQLEFKGQKMVVAVFEVLQSEPKNFLPEATYKKYEDAGEDMRVICDHIAGMTDNYLMKTYDRLFSPRMGSIFDRI from the coding sequence GTGGGGATTGATTGGAGTGAACGGCAGGAGAAATCCAGCTCCTCAACAAATGATGGGCGTAGCACGGCGGAGATAGATTTTGGCCGGATCGTTCATTCACATGCGTTTCGTCGGTTGCAGGGCAAAACCCAGATCCTCAATTTGGGGGATAGTGATTTTTATCGCACGCGTTTGACCCATACTCTGGAAGTTGCACAAATTGCATCTGGGCTTATTCGCAGTTTGGAGCACAATCATAAAAGCCATGCGGGTGCTAAGTACTTGCCAAGTCAGACACAAGTGCAGGTGATCTCTTACTGTCATGACCTTGGGCATCCTCCATTTGAGCATGGTGGTGAGGTGGCGTTGAACTACTGCATGAGGGATTTTGGTGGGTTTGAGGGCAATGGACAGACTTTGCGGCTGATCTCTAAACTGGAGAAAATGTCGAAAGATCATGGGCTTAACTTCACACGGAGTACGTTGCTCGGCACGTTGAAATATCCTGCTCCCTTCTCTGCTACCAATACCGGAAGTACACCGGTGCTAAATCCGGTTCCGACCTCGTTGCGGTTGATTGATCGTAAGAGTGCAAGACCGCCCAAGTGTTATCTTGATAGCGAGGCGGAGGTTGTTGACTGGATCTTAGATCCGCTAAGTGCTTCTGATCGCAGCGAGTTTACGCGCGTGATGGCTAAGAAAGGTGAGCACGGCAAGACCTCCTACAAATCCTTTGATTGCTCCATTATGGATCTGGCGGATGATATTGCTTATGGCGTTCATGACTTTGAGGATGCCATTGCACTGAACATGGTGAGCGAGCAGCAGTTTCGCGCGTTCGTAAAGCCTGAGCAATTTCAATCGTTTATCAATGAGTTAAACAAGCAACATCCCGGAAAGCAGAATTCCAATGGGTTTGACGGGATTGTGGAACACCTCTTCCGAAGTGAAGTGAACATGCGCAAGATGCGGATTAGCCAGCTTGTCGGACATCTCATTTCCAACGTTTACATTGCTGAGAATGAGGTATTCAACGAGCCGCACCTGAGGTTTAAAGCTGCCCTTCCTGATCATATCGAGACTCTTTTGGAATGCCTGAAAAGCTTTGTATATGAGAAGGTTATCAAATCTGCGAGTGTTCAGCAGTTGGAGTTTAAGGGGCAAAAAATGGTAGTTGCGGTCTTCGAGGTTCTGCAAAGTGAGCCAAAGAATTTTCTGCCGGAAGCGACCTACAAAAAGTACGAGGATGCTGGTGAGGATATGCGTGTGATCTGCGATCATATTGCCGGGATGACCGATAACTACCTGATGAAAACCTATGATCGCTTGTTTAGTCCGCGGATGGGTTCCATTTTTGACCGCATTTAG